From a single Intestinibaculum porci genomic region:
- a CDS encoding sugar transferase gives MYTRKNWVKHWDFIVFDLIMLEISFLLANFIRYRSSLAQIIAMNHYIFYAEVVILLLCFFMTIVFDDPYKNILKNDGPEEFMRIVKQAVGMFVINIVILYILQQGNASSRIVILILYPIYIVLSMIIRTLWKAHLRKKLSHYGSNKAMIVLSDSKHIHTVLDNLVTKTYKGYSIMGAFLMDYDGHIKKSGNVPILGSSDDMIEYATHNWVDSATLAIQDDKSIEHLRDVFEVMGITTHVIVAPAPANDGEYIQKLGNYIVASNSYRSIPPARLFIKRVMDVLGGIVGCLFTLIITLFVGPMIFIKDPGPIFYTSKRVGKNGKIFKMYKFRSMYKDADQRKAELMSQNKMGDGMMFKMDDDPRIIGSEKKDKNGKPKGIGNFIRKTSLDEFPQFFNVLKGDMSLVGTRPPTLDEWEKYTPHHRKRMAIRPGITGMWQANGRSDITDFEEVVRLDTEYIDNWTNAMDVRLLLKTIIGVIKHDGAE, from the coding sequence TTGTATACCAGAAAAAATTGGGTCAAACACTGGGACTTTATAGTATTTGATCTGATAATGTTAGAAATTTCATTTCTTTTAGCCAATTTCATAAGATATAGAAGTTCGCTTGCTCAGATCATTGCAATGAATCATTATATCTTCTATGCCGAAGTCGTGATTCTTTTGCTATGTTTCTTTATGACAATCGTCTTTGATGATCCATATAAGAACATCTTAAAGAATGATGGTCCGGAAGAGTTTATGAGGATTGTGAAACAGGCAGTGGGCATGTTTGTCATTAACATTGTAATTTTATATATCCTTCAGCAAGGTAATGCTTCTTCACGTATTGTGATCCTTATCTTATATCCTATCTATATTGTCTTAAGTATGATCATAAGAACATTATGGAAAGCACACTTACGGAAGAAGTTATCACATTATGGCTCTAATAAAGCAATGATTGTGTTATCTGATTCGAAACATATTCATACTGTCTTAGATAACTTAGTGACTAAAACGTATAAGGGTTATTCCATTATGGGAGCATTCTTAATGGATTATGATGGTCATATTAAGAAAAGCGGCAATGTGCCTATTTTAGGCAGCAGTGATGATATGATTGAATATGCTACCCATAACTGGGTGGATAGTGCAACTTTAGCTATACAAGATGATAAGAGTATTGAACACTTAAGAGATGTTTTTGAGGTTATGGGCATTACCACTCATGTAATTGTAGCCCCAGCGCCTGCCAATGATGGGGAGTATATTCAAAAGCTTGGTAATTATATCGTAGCTTCTAATTCATATCGCAGTATTCCCCCAGCACGTCTTTTTATCAAAAGGGTAATGGATGTATTAGGTGGTATAGTTGGCTGTCTCTTTACACTTATAATAACACTATTTGTTGGACCAATGATCTTTATAAAAGATCCAGGGCCAATCTTTTATACATCTAAACGTGTAGGGAAGAACGGTAAGATATTTAAGATGTATAAATTTAGATCCATGTATAAAGATGCTGATCAAAGGAAAGCAGAACTCATGTCTCAAAATAAAATGGGTGATGGCATGATGTTTAAGATGGATGATGATCCAAGAATTATTGGATCAGAAAAGAAAGATAAAAACGGGAAACCAAAGGGAATCGGAAACTTCATTAGAAAAACATCATTAGATGAATTTCCTCAGTTTTTTAATGTATTAAAGGGAGATATGTCTTTAGTGGGAACAAGACCTCCTACATTAGATGAATGGGAAAAATACACGCCTCATCATCGTAAGAGAATGGCTATTAGACCTGGTATTACAGGTATGTGGCAGGCTAATGGCAGAAGTGATATTACAGACTTTGAAGAAGTTGTGAGATTAGATACGGAATATATAGATAATTGGACAAACGCAATGGATGTCCGTCTTTTATTAAAAACCATTATTGGGGTTATAAAGCACGATGGTGCTGAATAG
- a CDS encoding sulfatase-like hydrolase/transferase — translation MDNREKESIGNYEEQFDADTMDSDTRKKKRRGKIASRILFGLYSLIIFVLMLVYESVKWGLNKWGNLSIEEMIYTLKAPLKGTGQNMVGEYLQKALLPAVLISLGLIIVCALVRRFKKKYITFPFLCLVLAFAVFLGGIKGGYYFWNKLDVGAYMYNQMHPSTFIEKNYVNPAKTKLTFPQKKRNVIYLFLESMEQTYMDSSVGGHHAQNIIPELTTLAKQNISFSNSDSYVNGAKALTGNTWTIGGMFGATAGLPLKTQVANNENSNSTVFYPRLTTLGDILQKQGYDQTLLIGSDASFGGRDRYFSQHGGYDIEDYLYAKAKGMIPNDYKVFWGYEDEKLFGFAKEKLNNLSKQSKPFNLTMLTVDTHFPTGYWDRNCRSQFPTKYENVMACSSRQVSAFIKWCQSQSWYKDTTIVISGDHPTMNATIQKGTPWDQRLVYTCYINSAVKRDSITRRNFSTQDNFPTTLAAMGVKIQGNRLGLGTNLFSNEKTLLEKYGFNYVDNELKKRSVWMEKQMETSRSNRVDIQQAKGNLPIVKASIAPYTLGQKTATVTINSIKIPKKFKVKSFEVNVSYREDGAYGNTVIVKDPKPGTKVSVDISDEHSQWYIDHYKLKQLYVNVNVSSISNVKYTVGKGTGKVVWSKEESSQATGKTKTTSIY, via the coding sequence GTGGATAACAGAGAAAAAGAATCAATCGGGAATTATGAAGAACAATTCGATGCAGACACAATGGATAGTGACACAAGAAAGAAGAAGAGAAGAGGAAAGATTGCCTCTCGTATTCTTTTTGGATTATACTCTTTAATTATATTTGTTTTAATGCTTGTTTATGAAAGCGTCAAATGGGGCTTGAATAAATGGGGTAACCTTTCTATCGAAGAAATGATTTATACCTTAAAAGCACCTTTAAAAGGAACTGGGCAGAATATGGTGGGAGAATATCTCCAGAAAGCCTTATTGCCAGCAGTGCTGATTTCTTTAGGTTTAATTATTGTTTGTGCGTTAGTAAGACGTTTTAAGAAGAAATATATTACATTTCCATTCTTATGCTTAGTATTAGCTTTTGCAGTCTTCTTAGGCGGTATTAAAGGCGGATACTATTTCTGGAATAAGTTAGATGTTGGGGCTTATATGTATAATCAGATGCACCCATCAACATTTATTGAAAAGAACTATGTCAATCCCGCTAAAACAAAATTGACGTTCCCTCAGAAGAAGAGAAATGTGATCTATCTGTTCTTGGAATCTATGGAACAAACCTATATGGATTCTTCTGTCGGCGGTCATCATGCGCAGAATATCATTCCGGAATTGACAACTTTAGCGAAACAGAACATTTCCTTCTCAAATAGTGATTCGTATGTCAATGGGGCGAAAGCCTTAACTGGGAATACCTGGACGATTGGTGGAATGTTTGGCGCAACGGCTGGTTTACCATTAAAGACTCAGGTGGCCAACAATGAAAACAGTAACTCAACTGTTTTCTACCCAAGATTAACAACTTTAGGTGATATTTTACAGAAACAGGGCTATGATCAGACGCTATTAATTGGTTCTGATGCATCCTTTGGTGGTCGTGACCGTTACTTCTCTCAGCATGGCGGTTATGATATTGAAGATTACCTCTATGCTAAAGCAAAAGGTATGATCCCCAATGACTATAAAGTCTTCTGGGGTTATGAAGATGAAAAGTTATTTGGTTTTGCAAAAGAAAAATTAAATAACTTATCAAAGCAGTCAAAACCATTCAACTTAACAATGTTAACAGTGGATACCCATTTCCCAACTGGTTACTGGGATCGTAACTGTCGTTCACAGTTCCCAACGAAGTATGAAAACGTTATGGCTTGTTCATCAAGACAGGTTTCAGCCTTTATTAAGTGGTGTCAGAGCCAGTCTTGGTATAAAGATACAACGATTGTCATTTCTGGTGACCATCCAACAATGAATGCAACGATTCAGAAAGGTACTCCTTGGGATCAGCGTTTAGTCTATACATGTTATATCAATAGTGCGGTTAAGAGAGATTCAATTACGAGAAGAAATTTCTCTACGCAGGATAACTTCCCAACAACCTTAGCTGCCATGGGTGTTAAGATTCAGGGCAACCGTTTAGGTTTAGGAACGAACTTATTCTCTAATGAAAAGACATTATTAGAAAAATATGGTTTCAATTATGTCGATAATGAATTAAAGAAACGATCTGTCTGGATGGAAAAACAAATGGAAACATCACGTTCTAACCGTGTCGATATTCAGCAGGCCAAAGGGAACTTACCAATTGTCAAAGCATCAATTGCTCCATATACACTTGGTCAGAAAACAGCAACGGTAACGATTAATAGTATTAAGATTCCTAAGAAGTTTAAAGTGAAGAGCTTTGAAGTGAATGTCAGCTACCGTGAAGACGGCGCTTATGGGAATACTGTTATTGTCAAAGATCCAAAACCAGGGACAAAAGTCAGTGTGGATATCTCTGATGAACACAGTCAATGGTATATTGATCACTACAAACTGAAACAGTTATATGTCAATGTCAATGTCTCAAGTATCTCTAATGTGAAGTACACCGTAGGTAAAGGGACAGGTAAAGTTGTTTGGAGCAAAGAAGAAAGCTCACAGGCAACTGGTAAAACAAAAACTACATCTATTTATTAA
- a CDS encoding Ig-like domain-containing protein, producing the protein MKKTYIKGVVVFALIVGINAIMNKVLTPKIETSKYHYTLSASQLDLKKGAIYTVAATGDDATKIKWLSSDPQVATISKTGQVIAKKTGQTIISANVKSEFKDLIVNVTNTAKADVLIYSDSQVTPAASEVINKISIAKFKLTLSSNTYTYDGKAKKPKVQVETNDHKILVKNKDYTVKYAKNKKPGTAKVIVTGKNDYTGTLLGSFKIEKSSDENTSSTNTNNVAAKSDTLANDIATPSVPTENYTTSYQNTTLTPTTNYTYRPQSITPKKATKTTKPTIPKKKTETPKKNTNNSTSNKTTSSNASNNSNSSASSSSSHDSHTDRDTSGSSSHGTISDNTSENNSSTTTSNTNNTNNTTSSSSQTSSSSSTGNSPTESSSSSSSPSESDTTVIA; encoded by the coding sequence ATGAAGAAAACATATATCAAAGGAGTTGTAGTCTTTGCCTTAATTGTTGGTATTAATGCCATTATGAACAAAGTCCTCACCCCAAAAATAGAAACATCCAAATATCACTATACCTTAAGTGCTAGCCAGCTAGATCTTAAAAAAGGAGCTATTTATACAGTTGCGGCTACCGGTGATGATGCCACAAAAATCAAATGGTTATCCTCTGATCCTCAGGTTGCTACGATCAGCAAGACCGGCCAGGTCATTGCGAAAAAAACCGGTCAAACGATTATTTCTGCTAATGTAAAATCAGAATTCAAAGACTTAATTGTCAACGTCACAAATACCGCTAAAGCAGATGTTCTCATCTATAGTGATTCACAGGTGACACCGGCAGCCAGCGAAGTTATTAATAAGATCAGTATTGCGAAATTTAAGTTAACCTTATCTTCTAATACTTATACCTATGATGGCAAAGCGAAAAAGCCAAAGGTACAGGTTGAAACCAATGATCATAAGATCTTAGTCAAAAATAAAGACTATACTGTAAAATACGCAAAGAACAAGAAACCAGGTACGGCTAAAGTTATTGTGACAGGGAAAAATGATTATACCGGGACATTACTTGGTTCATTCAAGATTGAAAAGAGCAGTGATGAAAACACCTCATCCACTAATACCAATAATGTTGCTGCAAAATCAGATACGCTTGCTAATGATATTGCAACGCCTTCCGTTCCAACGGAAAACTACACAACAAGCTATCAGAATACAACATTAACCCCAACTACGAACTATACATATAGACCACAGTCTATTACGCCAAAAAAAGCAACGAAGACTACTAAGCCGACAATACCAAAGAAGAAAACAGAAACACCAAAGAAGAATACGAATAATTCTACCAGCAATAAGACCACGAGCTCAAATGCATCAAACAACAGCAATTCTTCGGCTTCATCAAGTTCTTCTCATGATTCTCATACTGATCGTGATACAAGTGGTTCTTCTAGTCATGGCACTATTAGTGACAATACATCAGAAAATAATAGTTCCACAACTACAAGCAATACAAATAACACAAATAATACGACAAGTAGTTCATCACAAACATCCTCTAGTAGCTCAACAGGTAATTCACCAACTGAATCCTCAAGCTCATCTTCTTCACCATCAGAAAGCGATACAACTGTAATCGCTTAG
- a CDS encoding Wzz/FepE/Etk N-terminal domain-containing protein, whose amino-acid sequence MTAYIAYIKKNILTLITCIVLIASVFIVYTVFAIPNKYDAKVTITVDQNPQKYMKIVKSEGYINAVSSTYNLEKKEVLAALQMTVNGHDLTIRARCEDAITSKKIVDALSMRLLQHHSTLLMKSGSTVASKPSSPSLLFNGALGGVCGLIIGFIVLAIQMYISKKDQA is encoded by the coding sequence ATGACTGCTTATATAGCTTATATAAAGAAGAATATCCTAACGCTCATTACTTGTATCGTCTTAATAGCTAGTGTGTTTATTGTTTATACGGTATTTGCCATTCCTAATAAATATGATGCCAAGGTTACGATTACGGTAGATCAAAATCCCCAGAAATACATGAAGATTGTCAAAAGTGAGGGTTATATTAATGCGGTTAGCAGCACTTATAATCTTGAAAAGAAAGAAGTTCTTGCGGCTTTGCAAATGACTGTGAATGGTCATGATTTGACTATTCGGGCAAGATGTGAAGATGCCATCACTTCTAAGAAGATTGTAGATGCATTATCAATGCGTCTTCTCCAGCATCATAGTACTTTGTTAATGAAATCAGGTTCAACCGTAGCGAGTAAACCTTCTTCTCCTAGTTTGCTTTTCAATGGCGCACTAGGCGGCGTATGTGGGCTTATTATTGGCTTTATAGTCTTAGCTATTCAAATGTATATCAGTAAAAAGGATCAGGCATAA
- a CDS encoding fibronectin type III domain-containing protein, whose protein sequence is MKITKYVSIPLTLLLTLSLTTFNVHAEKDENNYFSISITYPNESAKQYDSNNFSASDPLDLSSLKASKKNVKIKLLKVVSDGEEQDLSDYTLSYDYLNSSHHVDSLIANSTTLSLPASFVKAAAYTSGNVKARIAVRKNDESPLHEIDTNEILPVKENNYNKAVGDTLSFVYLKNGLYGSKKKGIQLTKKTTYVNGKSIAKRSFAWWTSEYKYINKQWRATSFILSLNYPFKYNETKTYSAYRFAVNRNKKGYITGMKLTNVLNYNGSTIYGEAWDETSLSHRDATTASLTKNWRIGDTFKYTYLLTTPKITKIKASTESLTFNWKKMNDCDGFEVRYANNKNFDDASTYKINNYTATSATLNALDSNTKYYVKIRSFGKVDHKTYYSSYSKTKSVTVK, encoded by the coding sequence ATGAAAATAACCAAATATGTTAGTATTCCCTTAACATTGCTCTTAACGTTATCGTTAACAACGTTTAATGTGCATGCAGAAAAAGATGAAAATAATTATTTTAGTATCAGTATCACTTATCCTAATGAAAGTGCAAAGCAGTATGATTCTAATAACTTCAGTGCCTCTGATCCTTTAGACCTTAGCAGCCTCAAAGCTTCAAAAAAGAACGTGAAAATCAAACTGCTTAAAGTTGTGAGTGATGGTGAAGAACAGGATCTAAGCGACTATACGCTCTCTTATGATTATTTGAATAGCTCTCATCATGTTGATTCTTTGATTGCTAATAGCACCACATTATCCCTGCCAGCCAGCTTTGTGAAAGCTGCCGCTTATACTTCTGGCAATGTAAAAGCTCGTATTGCCGTGAGAAAAAATGATGAATCACCATTACATGAAATAGATACTAATGAAATCCTGCCCGTCAAAGAAAATAATTATAATAAAGCAGTTGGTGATACATTATCTTTTGTTTATCTGAAAAACGGTCTCTATGGATCTAAAAAGAAAGGTATTCAATTAACCAAAAAAACAACCTATGTCAATGGTAAATCCATTGCTAAAAGATCTTTTGCCTGGTGGACATCAGAATATAAGTACATCAATAAACAGTGGCGTGCCACCAGTTTCATTTTATCATTGAATTATCCATTCAAATATAATGAAACCAAAACCTATAGTGCTTATCGCTTCGCGGTCAACAGAAATAAAAAAGGCTATATCACCGGTATGAAACTCACCAATGTCCTCAACTATAACGGTTCAACCATTTATGGTGAAGCATGGGATGAAACATCCCTGAGTCACCGCGATGCTACAACTGCTTCCTTAACGAAAAACTGGCGTATTGGTGATACTTTCAAATATACGTATCTCTTAACAACACCAAAGATCACAAAAATTAAAGCCTCAACTGAATCATTAACATTTAACTGGAAAAAGATGAATGACTGTGATGGCTTTGAAGTCCGTTATGCCAACAACAAAAACTTCGATGATGCTTCAACTTATAAGATTAATAACTATACCGCTACTTCCGCAACCCTTAATGCTTTAGACAGTAATACAAAATACTATGTCAAGATCCGCAGCTTTGGAAAAGTAGATCATAAAACTTATTATTCTTCTTATTCAAAAACCAAATCAGTCACAGTGAAATAA